In the Geobacter sp. FeAm09 genome, one interval contains:
- a CDS encoding heme-binding domain-containing protein, with protein MSIVRKSLAMIIILAAASQLVPYGKDHTNPPVVREPAWDSPATRDLVKQACFDCHSNETVWPWYSRIAPASWLVYRDVAEAREHLNFSQWQGGAAKGEKPDRVTREVESGDMPPFQYRIAHPHARMDDATRKALLQGLMATMKGSATR; from the coding sequence ATGAGCATCGTCCGCAAATCGCTGGCCATGATCATCATCCTGGCCGCGGCCAGCCAATTGGTCCCTTACGGGAAAGACCACACGAATCCGCCGGTGGTGCGCGAACCTGCCTGGGACAGCCCCGCCACGCGCGACCTCGTAAAGCAGGCCTGCTTCGATTGCCACAGCAACGAAACCGTGTGGCCCTGGTATTCGCGGATCGCCCCGGCCTCCTGGCTGGTCTACCGCGATGTTGCGGAAGCGCGGGAACACCTGAACTTTTCCCAGTGGCAGGGGGGTGCGGCCAAGGGCGAGAAACCCGACAGGGTGACCAGGGAGGTGGAGTCGGGGGACATGCCCCCCTTCCAGTACCGCATCGCCCATCCCCATGCCCGGATGGATGACGCCACCCGAAAGGCGTTGCTCCAGGGCCTTATGGCCACCATGAAGGGTTCAGCCACCCGCTGA